A DNA window from Leishmania donovani BPK282A1 complete genome, chromosome 25 contains the following coding sequences:
- a CDS encoding GTP-binding protein, putative, producing the protein MQQAPSDCVASFKLILVGDGGTGKTTFVKRHLTGEFEKRYVATVGVDVHPLTFHTNRGKICFNCWDTAGQEKFGGLRDGYYVEGQCAIIMFDVTSRNTYKNVPNWYRDITRVCDNIPIVLVGNKVDCADRQVKAKMITFHRKKGLQYYDISAKSNYNFEKPFVWLAKKLANDPELMLVEVPMLDTDVVALTAEQVAALEAEQQAMANAPLPMGDDE; encoded by the coding sequence ATGCAACAGGCACCCTCGGACTGCGTTGCCAGCTTCAAGCTGATCTTggtcggcgacggtggcacGGGTAAGACGACTTTCGTGAAGCGTCACCTGACCGGCGAGTTCGAGAAGCGCTACGTCGCCACCGTTGGTGTCGATGTGCACCCGCTGACCTTCCACACGAACCGTGGCAAGATCTGCTTCAACTGCTGGGATACTGCCGGCCAGGAGAAGTTCGGTGGTCTGCGCGATGGCTACTACGTGGAAGGCCAGTGCGCCATCATTATGTTTGATGTCACGAGCCGCAACACGTACAAGAACGTGCCGAACTGGTACCGCGACatcacgcgcgtgtgcgacaACATTCCCATCGTCTTGGTAGGCAACAAGGTAGACTGCGCGGACCGTCAGGTGAAGGCGAAGATGATCACCTTCCACCGCAAGAAGGGGCTGCAGTACTACGATATCTCGGCCAAGTCCAACTACAACTTTGAGAAACCGTTCGTGTGGCTGGCGAAGAAGCTGGCCAACGATCCTGAGCTGAtgctggtggaggtgccgATGCTGGACACAGATGTGGTTGCTCTTACGGCAGAGCAGGTggccgcgctggaggcggagcagcaggccaTGGCGaacgcgccgctgcccatgGGCGATGACGAGTGA
- a CDS encoding DNA polymerase delta subunit 2, putative yields the protein MISNGSAAAAVETRSACPITRTHQRFLLRSLEFTQQYAPMYRCRMGAQYTSALHAIQRIVREDPMYGPEAGAMKPRRVLELQPGMPAVCVGIVYKNMKLLPRFLDEYQSELVRIDAGDDNDEESGVVEAAPPERSEDAAAAAMRLGNEAEEDASNDGQTLAAADEHYSVCNSADELMLEDSSGRVLLQGLDAERFCTGVVLGVYGTLLPNGSIKVLRYAFSGDLRFTFVPRPLIRAASPCYIAFVSGLSINIPRGSSKEEQAAATRARASLELLVEFLCGNTGNASLRAKAKCVSRLVIGGDSIAPTDELKLKKKVKLDPSDHVRLNDDKAQASTVTSAALMRQLDTLLERVVRTVEVELMPGANDMSDAFQPQQPLHPLLLPKAGKHSTLRLVSNPFCFTAQPPAAATAELEVRSEERVGSEAKKHKVEVADGVNFFVTSGQNINDVARESRFPTRLDTMCMVVVSGCACPTAPNTLFSYPFCNHDPFLFQHTPHCVVACDQPQFETRYATLEELHEETHRSFTGPASLSVQSKEKLSAASKDEENKAVPAEAGVRLICVPSFARSGALVLVDVNSPTLETSVVTFSVP from the coding sequence ATGATCAGTAacggctctgctgctgcggctgtcgAGACACGCAGCGCGTGCCCCATTACACGTACCCATCAGCGCTTTCTTCTTCGTTCTCTGGAGTTCACGCAGCAGTATGCACCCATGTACCGATGCCGAATGGGGGCGCAATACACGTCTGCTCTGCATGCCATCCAGCGCATTGTGCGGGAGGACCCGATGTATGGTCCAGAGGCCGGGGCCATGAAGCCCCGGCGCGTGCTTGAGCTGCAACCGGGCATGCCAGCTGTGTGCGTCGGCATTGTGTACAAGAACATGAAGCTGCTGCCCCGCTTCCTTGATGAGTATCAGAGTGAGCTCGTCCGCATTGACGCTGGCGATGATAACGATGAGGAGAGCGGCGTCGTGGAGGCCGCGCCTCCCGAGAGATCTGAGgatgctgcagccgctgcaatGCGCCTCGGCAATGAGGCCGAAGAAGATGCGAGCAACGACGGGCAAAcgcttgccgccgccgatgagcACTACAGCGTGTGCAACAGCGCCGATGAGCTGATGTTggaggacagcagcggccgtgtCCTGCTGCAAGGACTCGATGCCGAGCGCTTCTGCACCGGGGTTGTGCTGGGCGTCTACGGTACCCTGCTCCCCAATGGCAGCATTAAGGTGCTTCGCTACGCCTTCAGCGGGGACTTGCGCTTCACGTTTGTCCCACGTCCGTTGATTCGCGCCGCAAGCCCGTGCTACATCGCGTTTGTGAGCGGACTGAGCATCAACATCCCACGTGGCAGTagcaaggaggagcaggcCGCGGcgactcgcgcgcgcgcctcgctgGAGCTGTTGGTGGAGTTCCTATGCGGCAACACGGGCAACGCCTCCTTGCGAGCCAAGGCGAAGTGCGTCTCGCGACTGGTGATCGGAGGTGACAGTATTGCCCCCACTGACGAGCTGAAGCTCAAGAAGAAGGTGAAGCTCGACCCGTCTGACCACGTGCGGCTGAACGATGACAAGGCACAAGCTAGCACGGTCACCTCCGCCGCGTTAATGCGGCAGCTGGacacgctgctggagcgcgtTGTGCGCACcgtggaggtggagctgaTGCCGGGCGCCAACGACATGTCCGATGCGTttcagccgcagcagccgctgcatccCTTGCTGCTCCCCAAAGCTGGCAAGCACTCCACCCTGCGACTCGTCTCGAATCCGTTCTGCTTCACTGCAcagccgcccgccgcggccaccgccgagtTGGAGGTGAGGAGCGAGGAGCGCGTGGGGTCAGAGGCGAAGAAACACAAGGTCGAGGTAGCCGACGGTGTCAACTTCTTCGTGACGTCCGGGCAGAACATAAACGACGTGGCCCGCGAGTCACGCTTCCCGACGCGGCTGGACACCATGTgcatggtggtggtgtctgGCTGCGCCTGCCCGACAGCTCCCAACACGCTCTTCAGCTACCCTTTCTGCAACCACGACCCTTTCCTGTTCCAGCACACGCCGCATTGCGTCGTGGCTTGCGATCAGCCGCAGTTCGAGACGCGCTACGcaacgctggaggagctgcacgaaGAGACTCACCGCAGCTTCACGGGTCCAGCTTCGCTATCAGTGCAATCGAAGGAGAAGCTGAGCGCCGCGTCTAAGGATGAGGAGAATAAGGCTGTCCCTGCAGAGGCTGGCGTGCGCCTGATCTGCGTGCCGTCCTTTGCCCGCTCTggggcgctggtgctggtggacGTGAACTCACCAACGCTGGAGACGAGTGTCGTGACCTTCTCGGTGCCGTGA